Within the bacterium genome, the region CGCGTGATGTGACATTATTATATCGGAACCACCGCCCCCGCGATTTAGGTTGACACCGCTTTAGCGGGCTATTATATTAATTTTCGGAAACTACGCGGCGCGCGACGCGCCCAACGTTATGGCCGAAGACGAGAACCTCCCGCCGGGCAAACAACCGAGCAGCCGGACCCTGTGGCTCCGCCTCCAGACGCTGTTGTCGGATAAAATAAGTTCGCTGCCTACGCTGCCGGCGAAGATGGCGGTCGTCCGGGCCGCGCTCGAGGAGTACGGCGCCGTAGGCCTGATCTACCTGACGATCCCGCGGGCCGACGACCTCGAGGCGGTTTACGGCTGGCAATATCTGGACGAATTCATCGCCGACATAGGAACCGTCCTCGCCAAATTCCACCGGACGTTCCTCAAGCCCGACGACGTCGTCGTCGTACGCGACGTCCAATCCACCGAATTCCTTCTGTTCGTTAAGCCCTCCGCGGCGGATAGGCCGGAAGAGGTAGCCCCGGACCGGCTCGAAACCCTCAAGACGCAACTCATCAAATACCTGCAGTCGGAACGCAACGCCGACATCCTGCGAGGCCATCAGCAGGTAAACTTCCTCACGGCGACGTCGCGGGTCATCCACAACCTCTTAACCCGACCCGAGCGACTGGTCCTGGCCGCGGTGGACGAGACCCGCCGCGCGGCGATAGCGGCGTCCGAAACCGAGACCCGCCGCCAGCGTGAAACCCTCCAGCGTATTATCGTTCGCGAAGAAGTGGACGTCCTCTACCAACCCATCTTAACGCTGGGCGAACTCGCCGTCTTCGGTTTCGAAGCCCTCTCCTCCGCCGCGGACGGCACCGGCATCGCGAACGCCGAGATGCTCTTCGCGCTCGCCGCGGAGGCCAACCTGTCGACGCAGCTCGACCGCGTTTGTCGCCGGCGCGCCTTCACGGACGCCCAACGCTGGCTCGGGGACGCCCGGCTCTTCCTCAACACCGACCCCCGCACCATCGAGGAGCTCGGCACCCGCGACGACGCGCTATATCACCTCTTCCAGAGCGGCGGCATATCGCCCCACCGCGTCGTACTGGAAATAACCGAACGCTCCGCCATCGGGAACCTCGCCCTCTTCGAAGCCACCCTCAACCGCCTCCGCGACTTCGGCATCGGCGTAGCGGTGGACGACGCCGGCGCCGGGTACGCCAGCCTGAACACCATCGCCCGCCTTAGACCCGACTTCCTCAAGTTCGACATGGCGCTGGTGCGCGGCATCGACCGCGACCGCGTCAAGCAAGAGCTCCTGGCGACGGTCCAGGAGCTGGGGCACCGCGTCAAAGCCCGCGTTATCGCGGAAGGCATCGAAACGGAGGGGGAGCTCGGTACCCTGACGGGGGCGGGCGTGGAATTCGGCCAGGGCTACTTCCTGGCGAAGCCGAAGCCGGCCTCGGAGATAGAACGGTTCTTCCCCCGCGAGCCGGGGCGCTTGCTCGAACTCGCCCAAGCCGACGGGGACGGCGGCGAACCGGAGGAAAAAGGCCTTGAATCATAAAATTCTCGTAGTTGACGACGAGGAGAGCGTCCGGCACGTCGTATCCTACACGCTCGAGCAGGCGGGCTACGCCGTCGACACCGCCGCCAACGGCGACGAGTGCCTCGATAAAGTCTACTCCTTCCAACCGGACCTCGTCCTGCTGGACCTGATGATGCCCACGGTCGACGGTTGGGAAGTACTGCGGCTGTTGCGGTCCAACCCCGAGACCGAAGCCGTCCCCGTCGTCCTACTTACCGCCAAGGGCGAGATCCACGACATAATGTTCGCGTTGCAGCAGGGCGCGGCCGACTACATCACCAAACCCTTCGGCAAACAAGACCTGCTCGAGCGCGTATCGCGCGTCCTGGAATGAAAGGCCGCGCGGCGCCCAATTTAAAACCCGCCTTTCTCGAGGGCGGGTTTCTCGCGCCGGGGCCGGCCGCGGCCTTCAGACTTCACGGATGATAACCTTCTCGTACTTCTTCGGGTCTTCCAGGACCTTGCCGGTCCCGAGCACGATGCACGTCAAGGGGTTCTCGGCGAGCCGAATCGTCAGGTTGGTCTCCTTATTTAAAACCAGGTCGAGGCCCCGTAAAAGCGAGCCTCCCCCGCAGAGCACGACGCCGTCGTCTATAATGTCGGAGGCCAACTCCGGCGGCGTCTGCTCGAGCGTATCGCGGACGGCGCCGATGATCTGGCTTACCGGCTCGCGGATGGCGTCCCGCATCTCGCGGGAGGAGACCGTCAGCGTCTTGGGGATGCCGGCGACGAGGTCGCGCCCCTTGACGGACATGGTCTCCTCGCGCTCGAGCGGGTACGCCGAACATATGGTCTTCTTTATCTTCTCGGCGGTCTGTTCGCCCACCAGCAGGTTGTAAGCCTTTTTTAAGTAATTATCTATCGCCTCGTCGATCTCGTCCCCGGCGACGCGAATGGAGGTGCTGGTCACGATGTCCTCCAGCGCCAGGACCGCCACCTCGGTCGTGCCGCCGCCCACGTCAACCACCATACTGCCGCGGGGCTCGTGGATGGGGAGGCCGACGCCTATGGCCGCGGCGATGGGCTCCTCCACCAGGATGACCTCCCGGGTGCCGGCGTGGAGCGCCGAATCCCGCACCGCGCGCCGCTCGACGTCGGTAATGCCGGTCGGAACGCATATCGCCACCCGCGGCCGAAAGACGCCCCGCTTACCGCGCGCCTCGCGGATGAAATACTTTATCATCTCCTCGGCCAGGCGGAAATCGGCGATGACGCCGTCCTTCATGGGCCGTATCGCGAGGATCGACCCGGGCGTCTTCCCCAACATCTCCTTGGCCTCGTGCCCCACGGCGAGCACTTCGCGCTTCGCCCGGTCGAGCGCCACCACCGAGGGTTCGTTTATCACGATGCCCCGGCCGCGGACGTATACCAACGTGTTCGCGGTGCCGAGGTCCATCGCCATGTCGGGAGTCACCGAGGAGAATAAGCGTTTAAAGTCTGAAAAAGCGCTCAAGGCCGCCTCCGCTTGGGGTAATCTGATTGCCGGAATACTAACACACGTATTACGCTCCCGCAAGTTTATTCAGCGAAGTGCGCCCCGGCCGCACCGCTCGCCGCTATTGACTAACGCCGACGCCGTTAGTATTATAACGGCGTATGGACCGCGTCGCCGTCATAGCGGATTCGCACGACAACCTACGCATGATCCGGTTGGCCGTCGCCGTCATCAACGAGTGGGGCGCCGACCTCGTCCTGCACTGCGGCGACTACGTGGCGCCGTTCACCGCGGAACCGTTCCGCGAGCTCAACGCGCCCTTGCGCGGCGTCTTCGGCAACAACGACGGCGACCGCTCCGCCCTTAAAAAGGCGTACGCCGACATAGGAGAGATACACCCCGACCCCCATCGCTTCACCTTCAACGGCCTTTCGATGCTCATTACCCACAAGCCGCGGGTGGCGCGCGAGGCCGCGGCCGGCGCCGGCTACGACCTCATCGCCTTCGGCCACGACCACCACGTCCGCGTCGAACACGGCGAGTCCCTCGTGATCTGCCCGGGCGAGCTCGGCGGCTGGGTCACGGGGCGCGCGAGCATCGCGCTGGTCGAGGTCCGGATAGGTAACGTCGATATCGAATACCTGTAGCCGATGAGACGGTTTTCACTAACGAACGTTCGAGTCGCCCGGGCGGCCTTTGCACCGGCCGCCTTCCTGGCGATAATCGCGGCGGCCGCGCAAGGCCAACCGCCGGCAGCTCCGGAAACCGAGCCGCCGGCCGCGGCCCAATACCTGCAGGAAATCGAGAGCAACCTCGGCCCCCTCGCGAGCTACCGCGGGACGGCGACGCTCCGCGCGTACGGCGACGTCGAAGGCACCTTCAACGCCGCGTTCGCCCGGGCGCAACCCGACCGGGGCCGGCTGGAAATGTCGTCGCCGCTGACGGGAACGGCGCTGGTAGTCACCGCCGCCGCCGGCGAGCTGCTCGCCTACTACCCGCTCGACGAAATCGCCGTCGTCGGCTCCGACGACGCGCGCGGCATCGCGGCCCTCCCGGCGGGGCGCGGCGGCCTGTCCGACAGCCTGGACCTCCTCGCGGGGAGGCCGCCGTTATACGCGGAGGGGGTGGCCGCGGGTAACCTGGAAATCGGCGTCGCGGAGGAGGGCGGCGTCGTCGCGCTGACCTGGCTCGAGCCGGGCGGCGCGCGCCTCCAACAGCTTACGCTGGCCGGCAATCCGCGCCGTCCGGTCAACGTCCGGTTCTACGAAGACGACGCGGCGGCGGTGGACGTTACGTACGACGATTGGCGCGGCCGCGACGGCGCAGCCGTGCCGTTCGCAACAACCGTTAAAACCGCCGACGCCCTGGTGGAAATTACGGTTAAAAAATTCGAAGTTAACGTCGACGTACCGGAGGAGGCGTTTTCGACGACGCCCCCCGCCGGCGTCAAAGTAATGGAGGCGTGGCCCAACCCTTACGCTGGCGGCACCGAAGATGAAGGAAGCTAAATTCGAGGTCGAGGCGTACGCCAAGGTCAACGTGTGCCTGCTGGTCGCCGGGCGGCGTGCCGACGGTTACCACGACGTCGCGACCGTGATGGCGCCGCTCGAGCTGGCGGACACGCTGACGGTCGCGGTCAAGGCCGGGCGCGGCGTCAACGTGAGCTGCGAAGGCGCCGGCGTCCCGACGGGCGAGCGCAACCTCGCGGGCCAGGCGGCGCTGGCGTTCCTGGCGGCGGCGAACGTCGACGCCCGCGTCGACGTTCATTTGACCAAGAACGTACCGGTCGGCGCCGGCCTGGGCGGCGGCTCGAGCGACGCCGCGGCCACGTTGAAAGCCTTGAACCAACACTTCGGCCGGCCGCTGGGCGAGGACGCGCTGTGGCAGCTCGCCCGCCGGCTGGGCAGCGACGTCCCGTTCTTCCTCCGCCCCGGGTGGGGGTTCGCGACCGGGCGAGGCGACTTCGTCACACCCGTGCGGGGGCCCGCCGGCGTTCCACTCCTGCTGGCCGGACCGCACCGCAGCGTACAAACCACCCGCGTTTACAAAGCGCTCACGGCCGACGAATACGCGCCCCACGCCTACGCGCTGTGGCGGGTGCTGGCCCGCCTCGACGGGCCGCCGGCGGCGTGGTGGCCTGCGGGCGAAAATTCGCTGGAGCGCCCGGCGCTGCGCGCCTTCCCCTTCCTCGAAGAACTTAAAGAGGCGCTGGCCGAGCTCGGCGTGGACGGCGCGCGGTTAAGCGGCTCGGGCGGGGCGTTCGCGGCGCCGGCTACCGACGGCGAAAAGGCCGCGGCCGCGGCCGCGGAACTGACCGCCCGCGGCTACTGGGCCGCGATAACGGCCACGCGATAACGATGCGGACCCTCTTCAACACAAAGGTTATTACGACGTTAGTGCTCTCGGCCGTCGCGGCCGGCCTGGTCGCGCTGGACCTGACGGGCCGCGTCGAGGCGCGGGCGCTACTCGTCCGCGCCAAGGCGCCGGCGTACAAGCTATCGTCGTACGTAAAGGAGCTCGAGCGCCGCGAGGAGGAACGCGCCGATATGGCGGAGCGGCTCGCCCACCGCTCCATATTGTTGGGTCGCGCCGAGCGGTACAAGCGCGAGAACGACGCGCTGCGGGCGCTGCTGGG harbors:
- a CDS encoding response regulator gives rise to the protein MNHKILVVDDEESVRHVVSYTLEQAGYAVDTAANGDECLDKVYSFQPDLVLLDLMMPTVDGWEVLRLLRSNPETEAVPVVLLTAKGEIHDIMFALQQGAADYITKPFGKQDLLERVSRVLE
- a CDS encoding metallophosphoesterase, translating into MDRVAVIADSHDNLRMIRLAVAVINEWGADLVLHCGDYVAPFTAEPFRELNAPLRGVFGNNDGDRSALKKAYADIGEIHPDPHRFTFNGLSMLITHKPRVAREAAAGAGYDLIAFGHDHHVRVEHGESLVICPGELGGWVTGRASIALVEVRIGNVDIEYL
- a CDS encoding rod shape-determining protein, whose amino-acid sequence is MTPDMAMDLGTANTLVYVRGRGIVINEPSVVALDRAKREVLAVGHEAKEMLGKTPGSILAIRPMKDGVIADFRLAEEMIKYFIREARGKRGVFRPRVAICVPTGITDVERRAVRDSALHAGTREVILVEEPIAAAIGVGLPIHEPRGSMVVDVGGGTTEVAVLALEDIVTSTSIRVAGDEIDEAIDNYLKKAYNLLVGEQTAEKIKKTICSAYPLEREETMSVKGRDLVAGIPKTLTVSSREMRDAIREPVSQIIGAVRDTLEQTPPELASDIIDDGVVLCGGGSLLRGLDLVLNKETNLTIRLAENPLTCIVLGTGKVLEDPKKYEKVIIREV
- the ispE gene encoding 4-(cytidine 5'-diphospho)-2-C-methyl-D-erythritol kinase encodes the protein MKEAKFEVEAYAKVNVCLLVAGRRADGYHDVATVMAPLELADTLTVAVKAGRGVNVSCEGAGVPTGERNLAGQAALAFLAAANVDARVDVHLTKNVPVGAGLGGGSSDAAATLKALNQHFGRPLGEDALWQLARRLGSDVPFFLRPGWGFATGRGDFVTPVRGPAGVPLLLAGPHRSVQTTRVYKALTADEYAPHAYALWRVLARLDGPPAAWWPAGENSLERPALRAFPFLEELKEALAELGVDGARLSGSGGAFAAPATDGEKAAAAAAELTARGYWAAITATR
- a CDS encoding EAL domain-containing protein encodes the protein MAEDENLPPGKQPSSRTLWLRLQTLLSDKISSLPTLPAKMAVVRAALEEYGAVGLIYLTIPRADDLEAVYGWQYLDEFIADIGTVLAKFHRTFLKPDDVVVVRDVQSTEFLLFVKPSAADRPEEVAPDRLETLKTQLIKYLQSERNADILRGHQQVNFLTATSRVIHNLLTRPERLVLAAVDETRRAAIAASETETRRQRETLQRIIVREEVDVLYQPILTLGELAVFGFEALSSAADGTGIANAEMLFALAAEANLSTQLDRVCRRRAFTDAQRWLGDARLFLNTDPRTIEELGTRDDALYHLFQSGGISPHRVVLEITERSAIGNLALFEATLNRLRDFGIGVAVDDAGAGYASLNTIARLRPDFLKFDMALVRGIDRDRVKQELLATVQELGHRVKARVIAEGIETEGELGTLTGAGVEFGQGYFLAKPKPASEIERFFPREPGRLLELAQADGDGGEPEEKGLES